One part of the Anopheles coustani chromosome 2, idAnoCousDA_361_x.2, whole genome shotgun sequence genome encodes these proteins:
- the LOC131267453 gene encoding esterase B1-like has product MANSELVVNTRNGPVQGTTRTSLYGTDYVSFQGIPYAKPPVGELRFKDPSPPENWTNLLDCTTQCEPCYHFDRRVNKIVGSEDSLKLNIFARTIKPAKPLPVMVYIYGGGFVEGTSGTELYGPDYLIEKDIMLVSFNYRVGALGFLCCQSPEAGVPGNAGLKDQRMALKWVKENIASFGGNPNAVTLFGHSAGGASVQYHTISDVSKNLFQRAIIMSGSTMCDWAVSPQRSWPVKLAKRIGWQGAEEDGEDAALQFLRQASPEDIVDNQEKLFGPQEIQEGLLTPFAPTIEPYETEVCFIPKSPLEMSRTCWGNEIDVMIGGTSEEGLILLPKVKPRLAEMLKDPRLFAGNVPFNLKLSLEQRVAFGEQLKQLYYPDSEPAEDHLNGFILMASDRIFWHGLHRTVLSRASYTSQAKTFVYRVSVDSAFFNHYRIHMIDPNMRGTSHADELSYIFSNIFAQPLDKDTFEYAAIQHMVNIFTSFAINSDPNYAGTEGLSWEAVPKTAPPYNCLNVSNNGVAVVKLPETKRMKVWDSFYVNDSLL; this is encoded by the exons ATGGCCAACAGCGAGCTCGTTGTAAACACACGGAATGGACCAGTTCAGGGAACAACAAGAACGTCCCTGTACGGCACGGATTACGTTAGTTTTCAGGGAATACCGTACGCCAAGCCGCCCGTCGGTGAGCTGCGATTCAAG GATCCTTCTCCACCAGAGAACTGGACCAATTTGCTGGATTGCACGACGCAATGCGAACCATGCTACCATTTCGATCGACGTGTTAATAAAATCGTTGGATCCGAGGACAGTTTGAAGCTGAATATCTTCGCAAGAACG ATTAAACCAGCCAAACCGCTACCAGTGATGGTGTACATCTACGGCGGCGGTTTCGTAGAAGGAACAAGCGGAACCGAGCTGTACGGTCCAGATTATCTGATCGAAAAGGATATCATGCTGGTGTCGTTTAACTATCGCGTCGGAGCACTCGGTTTCCTCTGCTGTCAGTCGCCCGAAGCCGGCGTACCCGGGAATGCGGGTCTGAAAGATCAACGGATGGCACTGAAGTGGGTGAAGGAAAATATTGCTTCCTTCGGTGGCAATCCGAACGCCGTTACGCTGTTTGGGCACAGTGCCGGGGGAGCGTCCGTACAGTATCACACCATATCGGACGTATCGAAGAATCTATTCCAACGGGCCATCATCATGTCCGGGAGTACGATGTGTGACTGGGCCGTTTCGCCGCAGCGCTCTTGGCCGGTGAAGTTGGCAAAGCGGATCGGATGGCAGGGTGCTGAAGAAGATGGCGAGGATGCAGCGTTGCAATTCTTGCGACAAGCCTCGCCGGAGGATATCGTTGATAACCAAGAGAAACTGTTCGGACCGCAG GAGATACAAGAAGGTCTTCTCACTCCATTTGCACCAACGATCGAGCCGTATGAAACGGAAGTTTGTTTTATCCCAAAGAGTCCATTGGAAATGTCCCGCACTTGTTGGGGTAATGAAATCGATGTAATGATTGGAGGTACCTCGGAGGAAGGTTTGATTCTTCTGCCGAAAGTAAAACCGAGACTTGCTGAAATGCTTAAGGATCCCCGGCTGTTCGCTGGTAACGTtccttttaatttgaaattatctCTCGAGCAACGTGTGGCCTTCGGAGAGCAGCTCAAGCAATTATACTACCCAGATTCCGAGCCCGCCGAAGACCATCTGAACGGGTTCATACTAATGGCCTCGGATCGCATCTTTTGGCATGGCTTGCATCGCACTGTCCTTTCTCGCGCCAGTTATACCAGTCAAGCCAAAACGTTCGTCTATCGGGTCTCTGTCGATTCGGCCTTCTTTAACCACTACCGCATTCATATGATCGATCCCAACATGCGGGGCACATCGCACGCGGATGAGCTGTcgtacattttttccaacatttttgcCCAACCGCTTGACAAAGACACTTTCGAGTACGCGGCCATTCAGCATATGGTAAATATATTTACCAGCTTCGCGATCAACAGCGATCCCAACTATGCCGGAACTGAGGGGTT
- the LOC131266919 gene encoding esterase B1-like: MSSTDHPVVNTQYGPVRGVKKVASTGVEYLNFQKIPYCKPPINERRFKDLELPDRWTEPLDCTGQGPSGFQYSKLLNKIIGSEDHLYINVYTKELTPSKPLPVMLWIHGGAFMRGSSGTDMYGPDYLIQKDVVLVSFNYRIGAFGFLSFDSKEVGIPGNAGLKDQNLAIRWVRDNIASFGGNPNDVTLFGESAGGCSVHYHMVSDRSKGLFQRAIVMSGCTLNNWSLVPMRGMGERLAKALGWDGKGGEGAALQVLMKASAEDITLKQDQLLTENELENRILFSFGPVVEPYVNERTFIPKHPLEMCREAWSNDIDILIGGNSDEGLFCLSVIKENPAIMDNLGDFEYLVPLELGLVKTSHRCIQYGQRLKKFYYGETEPSFENRQGYLTLMTDKLFWHGLHRTIYSRVEHRPDAKTFVYRFAVDSETYNHYRIYFCDRNVRGTAHADDLSYLFKNVFSPVPGKDTFEYRTMQTMVELFTNFATTGNPNGGAVGDLWKPVGPTVGPYKCLNINNDGVQYVDLPETERMELWDSMYSRKELY, translated from the exons ATGAGCTCAACGGACCATCCAGTGGTGAACACCCAATATGGCCCTGTTCGAGGCGTGAAAAAAGTGGCTTCAACGGGGgttgaatatttaaattttcaaaaaatacccTACTGCAAACCACCGATAAACGAACGGCGTTTTAAG GATTTGGAGCTACCTGACCGATGGACGGAACCACTCGATTGTACGGGCCAAGGCCCGTCTGGGTTTCAGTACAGCAAACTATTGAACAAAATCATCGGAAGTGAGGATCATTTGTACATCAATGTGTACACTAAAGAG CTGACACCATCTAAGCCCCTTCCTGTGATGCTGTGGATTCATGGTGGAGCCTTCATGCGTGGCTCCAGTGGTACCGATATGTACGGGCCGGACTACCTCATCCAGAAGGATGTCGTCCTGGTTTCCTTCAATTATCGCATCGGGGCCTTTG GATTTCTTTCGTTCGATTCGAAGGAAGTGGGCATTCCGGGCAATGCCGGCTTGAAGGATCAGAACCTGGCCATCCGGTGGGTGCGTGATAATATTGCCAGCTTCGGTGGGAACCCCAACGATGTGACGCTGTTTGGCGAAAGTGCCGGAGGCTGCTCGGTGCACTACCATATGGTGTCGGATCGGTCGAAGGGTTTGTTCCAGCGGGCCATCGTGATGTCAGGCTGCACGCTAAACAACTGGTCCCTCGTGCCAATGCGGGGTATGGGCGAACGGTTGGCAAAGGCGCTCGGATGGGATGGAAAGGGAGGTGAAGGGGCGGCCCTGCAGGTACTGATGAAGGCCAGCGCCGAGGATATCACGCTGAAGCAGGATCAGTTGCTGACGGAAAAT GAGCTGGAAAACCGCATCCTGTTTTCCTTCGGCCCAGTTGTTGAGCCGTACGTAAATGAGCGCACTTTTATCCCAAAACATCCGCTGGAAATGTGTCGGGAGGCGTGGAGCAACGATATCGATATACTTATCGGAGGGAACTCTGACGAGGGTCTTTTCTGTTTGAGCGTAATCAAAGAAAATCCTGCCATTATGGACAATCTGGGCGATTTTGAGTATCTGGTGCCACTGGAGTTGGGGTTGGTGAAAACGTCACATAGGTGCATCCAGTACGGTCAACGATTGAAGAAGTTTTACTACGGAGAGACCGAGCCATCGTTCGAAAATCGTCAAGGCTATTTGACG CTTATGACGGACAAACTGTTTTGGCACGGGTTGCATCGAACGATCTATTCCCGTGTCGAGCATCGGCCGGATGCAAAAACGTTCGTGTATCGCTTCGCGGTCGATTCGGAAACGTACAACCATTATCGGATTTACTTCTGCGATCGTAATGTGCGCGGGACGGCCCACGCTGACGACCTGTCGTACCTGTTCAAGAATGTGTTCAGTCCCGTTCCTGGAAAGGACACGTTCGAGTACAGGACTATGCAAACGATG GTTGAATTGTTCACAAACTTCGCCACCACCGGAAACCCGAACGGAGGTGCGGTGGGAGATCTATGGAAACCGGTTGGTCCTACCGTTGGTCCGTACAAATGTCTGAACATTAACAATGATGGTGTGCAGTACGTGGACCTTCCCGAAACTGAGCGGATGGAACTGTGGGATTCGATGTATAGCAGAAAGGAGCTGTATTGA
- the LOC131265113 gene encoding uncharacterized protein LOC131265113 encodes MQIVFTINGKVFKANSGTVPIDTSLGTFLRYHVQLKGTKFMCREGGCGACIVNISGQHPVTKEIISLAVNSCLFPLFSCNGLDILTIEGIGNKLNGYHPAQQRLAHFNGTQCGFCSPGMVMNMYSLLQARQGNVTMREVENAFGGNICRCTGYRPILDAFKSLAVDADEKLLAVCQDIEEMPKICPKSKGPCTGSCATTVARGEMANEVHLSFPGGREWYKVENVQMIFRIFDKLVDTQSYMLVAGNTATGVYRRPNDLEVFIDISSVADLRVNYFNEALTIGANVTLTELMAILEEVSVTSGYEYCREIVKHLDLIANVPVRNVGTIAGNLSIKHGHREFPSDVYLLLEGVGACLTIATSTTSTKVVTVEEYLSMNMHKRIILNVLLYPLDPREYSLRTFKIMPRAQNAHAYVNAAILLQWQGSSIRTASVCYGGITAGFTHAVQLESFLVGKDIFEESVLQEALTILSYTIVPTESPPEASAEYRKQLALTLFYRAVLSIAGERNVSIDRFYSSGSEAGERLLSKGEQTFDTVQENWPMTKHIPKVEGLAQTAGEADYTDDIPNLPQQLFGALVLATKPRTSIVGIDATAALSRPGVVAFFSAKDIPGTNNFMPTELGNTHVEEIFCSERVLYNGQPVGIVLAETFDEAYRAARLVAVEYGPSDGKPILPSVRDVMRLGSSERIHPSDEVQIGERYETGAGSVRIEGSFDLPSQYHLSMETQQCVCVPVEDGMDVYSSTQWVDICQIAIARALLVPENSLNFRIRRLGGAFGSKISRASQVACACAIAAHFTQRPVRLILSLEDNMAAIGKRSACSSTYEVEVDGRGKVQRLLNKFYQDSGCSLNEPVEKVTFLFYRNCYDTSAWKVLGHSVLTDSPSSTYCRGPGTNEGISMAENFMEHIAHQLGLDPLEVRMQNLPEDSKIRELLPMFAKDVEYEVRRVEIEQFNETNRWLKRGIAIVPMRYPQYFVGSLHALVSVYHADGTVAITTGGIDMGQGVNTKVTQVAARTLGIPMHMIKVKAMANITSPNAIVSGGSMTSDAACYAVKQACELLRKRIEPVREQNPAASWETITQLCHQQHVDLCALYQYNVKEMEHYVVWGLTCAEVEVDILTGNVQIRRVDLLEDVGESISPGIDIGQIEGAFVMGIGLYFTEQLVYADESGQLLTNRSWNYKPPGAKDIPVDFRVKFLQKTHNENFVLRSKTTGEPALNMTVSLLFALRMALNSARKQAGLSAEWYPIDVPATPEQICLLAGNKIDQFKLK; translated from the exons ATGCAGATAGTGTTTACAATCAACGGGAAAGTGTTTAAAG CAAACAGTGGCACCGTCCCTATTGACACCTCGCTGGGAACTTTTCTACGCTACCATGTGCAGCTCAAGGGGACCAAGTTCATGTGCCGCGAGGGTGGCTGTGGGGCATGCATCGTCAACATTAGCGGGCAGCATCCCGTCACGAAGGAGATTATATCGCTTGCGGTTAATTCG TGTCTCTTCCCGCTGTTTTCCTGTAATGGGCTTGATATCTTGACGATCGAAGGAATCGGTAATAAACTGAACGGTTACCACCCGGCCCAGCAACGGTTGGCACACTTCAACGGAACGCAGTGTGGCTTCTGTTCACCCGGCATGGTGATGAACATGTACAGCTTGCTGCAGGCGCGCCAGGGGAATGTCACCATGCGGGAGGTTGAGAATGCGTTCGGCGGGAACATTTGCCGCTGCACCGGCTACCGGCCGATCCTGGACGCGTTCAAATCGCTGGCAGTGGACGCGGATGAGAAGCTACTGGCGGTCTGTCAGGACATCGAGGAGATGCCAAAAATTTGCCCCAAGAGCAAAGGGCCATGCACCGGTAGCTGTGCGACGACAGTGGCCCGGGGTGAGATGGCCAACGAGGTCCACCTCTCGTTTCCCGGTGGACGCGAGTGGTACAAAGTCGAAAACGTGCAAATGATCTTCCGGATCTTCGACAAGCTTGTCGATACGCAATCGTACATGCTCGTGGCTGGCAACACTGCTACAG GTGTTTATCGTCGTCCAAACGATCTGGAAGTTTTTATCGACATCAGTTCGGTGGCCGATCTGCGTGTGAATTATTTCAACGAAGCCCTCACAATCGGCGCGAACGTTACACTGACCGAGCTGATGGCCATCCTGGAGGAGGTGAGTGTGACGAGCGGGTACGAGTACTGTCGCGAAATTGTCAAACATCTCGACCTGATCGCCAACGTGCCGGTGCGCAACGTCGGAACGATTGCGGGGAACCTAAGCATCAAGCACGGACACCGAGAGTTCCCGTCCGATGTGTATCTGCTGTTGGAGGGTGTCGGTGCCTGTTTGACTATCG CCACCTCAACCACGTCCACAAAAGTCGTCACGGTAGAGGAGTACTTATCGATGAACATGCACAAGCGGATCATCCTGAACGTGTTGCTATACCCGCTCGATCCTCGGGAGTACTCCCTACGTACGTTCAAAATCATGCCACGCGCACAAAATGCGCACGCCTACGTAAATGCTGCTATTCTTCTGCAGTGGCAGGGATCATCGATTCGAACGGCATCGGTTTGCTACGGTGGCATAACAGCCGGTTTTACCCACGCGGTACAACTGGAAAGCTTCCTCGTCGGAAAGGATATCTTCGAGGAATCCGTGCTCCAGGAAGCGCTGACCATTTTAAGCTACACGATCGTACCTACCGAATCCCCACCGGAGGCATCCGCAGAGTATCGTAAACAGCTCGCCTTGACACTTTTCTACCGCGCCGTACTTAGCATTGCTGGCGAGAGGAAcgtatcgatcgatcgattctaTTCGTCCGGGTCAGAGGCGGGAGAAAGGCTGCTTTCTAAAGGCGAGCAAACGTTCGATACGGTGCAGGAAAATTGGCCCATGACCAAGCACATCCCTAAGGTGGAAGGACTCGCTCAAACGGCCGGCGAGGCGGACTACACGGACGACATACCGAATCTACCGCAGCAACTGTTCGGAGCGCTGGTACTGGCGACAAAACCGCGTACCAGTATCGTTGGAATAGATGCCACGGCAGCCCTGTCTAGGCCCGGTGTGGTGGCTTTCTTCTCCGCCAAAGATATCCCGGGGACAAACAACTTCATGCCAACGGAACTGGGAAACACGCACGTGGAGGAAATATTCTGTAGCGAACGGGTGTTATACAACGGCCAACCGGTAGGAATTGTACTAGCCGAAACGTTCGACGAGGCATATCGCGCAGCACGGTTGGTTGCGGTGGAGTACGGACCCTCGGATGGCAAACCGATCCTACCGAGCGTGAGGGACGTAATGAGGCTGGGCAGCAGCGAACGCATCCATCCGAGTGACGAAGTACAAATCGGTGAACGGTACGAAACCGGTGCCGGATCGGTTCGAATCGAAGGAAGCTTTGATCTTCCCAGCCAGTATCATCTCTCCATGGAAACGCAACAGTGCGTGTGCGTACCGGTCGAGGACGGTATGGACGTGTACAGCTCGACGCAGTGGGTCGACATTTGTCAGATAGCGATTGCACGCGCCCTGCTGGTGCCAGAGAACAGTCTAAACTTCCGCATCCGCCGTTTGGGCGGTGCTTTCGGGTCGAAAATATCGCGCGCATCGCAGGTGGCATGTGCGTGTGCCATTGCGGCGCACTTTACCCAGCGTCCGGTGCGGCTGATACTATCGCTGGAGGACAATATGGCGGCCATCGGTAAACGGTCCGCTTGTTCGAGCACGTACGAGGTTGAGGTGGACGGTCGCGGAAAGGTGCAGCGGTTGTTGAACAAGTTCTACCAGGATTCCGGCTGCAGCTTGAACGAACCGGTTGAGAAGGTGACGTTCCTGTTCTACCGCAACTGTTACGACACGAGCGCCTGGAAGGTGTTGGGCCACAGTGTGCTGACGGATTCACCCAGCTCTACCTACTGCCGGGGTCCCGGAACGAACGAGGGCATCAGTATGGCGGAGAACTTTATGGAACACATTGCGCACCAGCTCGGTTTGGACCCGTTGGAAGTGCGAATGCAGAACCTGCCGGAAGATAGCAAGATCCGAGAGCTGCTACCAATGTTTGCCAAGGATGTTGAATATGAGGTGCGACGGGTTGAAATCGAACAATTCAACGAAACTAACCGCTGGCTCAAGCGTGGAATCGCTATCGTACCGATGAGATATCCGCAGTACTTCGTGGGGTCTTTGCACGCTCTTGTGTCGGTGTATCATGCCGATGGAACCGTTGCCATTACCACCGGGGGTATTGACATGGGGCAGGGTGTGAACACCAAGGTAACCCAAGTGGCCGCCCGCACTCTCGGTATTCCGATGCACATGATCAAGGTGAAGGCAATGGCTAATATAACCTCACCGAATGCAATCGTGTCCGGGGGCAGCATGACCAGCGATGCCGCCTGCTACGCCGTCAAGCAAGCCTGCGAACTCCTACGCAAACGCATCGAACCGGTGAGGGAGCAGAATCCAGCCGCATCCTGGGAAACGATCACGCAGCTTTGCCACCAACAACACGTGGATCTTTGCGCCCTCTACCAGTACAACGTGAAAGAGATGGAGCACTACGTCGTGTGGGGACTAACGTGCGCCGAGGTCGAAGTTGACATCCTCACCGGGAACGTACAGATACGACGCGTCGACCTGCTGGAAGATGTCGGCGAGAGCATCAGTCCGGGTATCGACATCGGGCAGATCGAGGGCGCGTTCGTGATGGGCATCGGGCTATACTTCACCGAGCAACTCGTTTACGCCGACGAGTCGGGTCAGCTGCTGACGAACCGCTCGTGGAACTATAAACCCCCGGGAGCGAAGGATATTCCGGTCGACTTTCGGGTgaaatttttgcagaaaacgCACAACGAAAACTTTGTGCTGCGTTCAAAGACGACCGGCGAACCGGCGCTTAATATGACGGTGTCGCTGCTGTTTGCCTTACGAATGGCACTCAATTCGGCACGCAAGCAGGCTGGACTGTCCGCCGAATGGTATCCAATCG ATGTTCCAGCGACGCCCGAACAGATTTGTCTTCTGGCGGGGAACAAGATAGATCAATTTAAACTAAAATAA